A genomic region of Rhipicephalus sanguineus isolate Rsan-2018 chromosome 1, BIME_Rsan_1.4, whole genome shotgun sequence contains the following coding sequences:
- the LOC119390891 gene encoding keratin, type I cytoskeletal 9-like: MNPMHLFVATVVCVLLLALPTHQQGLLGLMATAAIMRRFRGNNQNENSQSQSAGQTPLASHPEPSIYGLPSQNVPFYAGGYPGAYGPAMGAQPGLAPGYGGAFPGGSAAFAPGGGPSTYSASFGGLNFNTGGFGGAPAASTSSGFAPGGFGGLPGAGGVPYGG; the protein is encoded by the exons atgaatccGATGCACCTCTTCGTCGCTACCGTGGTTTGCGTGCTGTTGTTGGCATTGCCGACGCACCAGCAAGGGTTGCTGGGTCTGATGGCCACTGCCGCAATTATGAGGCGATTCCGCGGAAACAACCAGAACGAGAACAGCCAGAGCCAGTCTGCAGGCCAGACACCATTAGCATCTCATCCGGAGCCCTCAATCTACGGCCTGCCTTCGCAAAACGTTCC GTTTTATGCGGGCGGCTACCCCGGCGCCTACGGCCCTGCCATGGGCGCACAGCCCGGTCTGGCCCCAGGCTATGGCGGCGCGTTCCCTGGAGGTAGCGCAGCCTTTGCTCCCGGTGGCGGCCCTAGCACCTACTCGGCCAGCTTCGGTGGTTTGAACTTCAACACGGGCGGCTTTGGTGGTGCACCAGCGGCTTCCACGTCTTCCGGTTTTGCACCCGGAGGGTTCGGAGGGCTTCCCGGTGCAGGCGGTGTGCCTTACGGTGGCTAG